In Maylandia zebra isolate NMK-2024a linkage group LG12, Mzebra_GT3a, whole genome shotgun sequence, a single genomic region encodes these proteins:
- the LOC101471442 gene encoding TBC1 domain family member 10A, with protein sequence MDKMENGRRSVDTGSIRTLSSSHIDDESSLGSDSEINGFASERQADKYGFIGGAQKYSEDTAQDIPPAVLRQREVKWLDMLNHWDKWMIKRFNKVRLRCQKGIPPALRGRAWLYLSGGKVKREQNQGKFQELDSQPGDPKWLDVIEKDLHRQFPFHEMFVSRGGHGQKDLFRVLKAYTLYRPEEGYCQAQAPIAAVLLMHMPAEDAFWGLVQICEKYLPGYYSPGLEAIQLDGEILFALLRRVSPLAFRHLEKHKIDPILYMTEWFMCAFSRTLPWASVLRVWDMFLCDGVKIIFRVGLVLLKCMLGTREKLKACQGQYETMELLRAIEPRYMQEGFLVQEILEVPVTARDVEREHHTQLKRWKKNRGELNFKPPPRMHGARIIMLAEPPRRQDLQQNPTIVLEVPQTIPQLQKGKEKKSKKKKSMKKSQPTEEIPNPYPLLSDPQSSSTEPPAPPPGNSVTPEAAAQTETDSAGEQKTPPTDLPSAKESTLQRSTQSLSSTEQDTYL encoded by the exons ATGGACAAAATGGAAAACGGCCGTCGATCTGTGGACACGGGGAGCATCAGGACTCTTAGCAGCAGTCACATTGACGACGAAAGCTCCTTGGGATCCGACTCTGAGATCAACGGCTTCGCCAGCGAAAGGCAGGCGGATAAATATGGATTTATTGGTGGGGCGCAGAAGTACTCAGAGGACAC AGCTCAGGATATACCTCCAGCGGTGCTCAGGCAAAGAGAGGTGAAGTGGCTGGACATGCTGAACCACTGGGACAAGTGGATGATCAAGCGATTCAATAAG GTGAGGCTGCGTTGCCAGAAAGGAATTCCTCCTGCCCTCAGAGGCCGTGCATGGCTCTACCTGTCTGGTGGGAAGGTGAAGCGAGAGCAGAACCAAGGAAAGTTTCAG GAGCTGGATAGCCAGCCGGGAGACCCCAAATGGCTTGATGTAATTGAGAAAGACCTCCATCGACAGTTTCCTTTTCACGAGATGTTTGTGTCACGGGGAGGACACGG gcagaAGGACCTGTTCCGTGTTCTTAAGGCTTATACTCTCTACAGACCAGAGGAGGGATACTGCCAGGCCCAGGCTCCTATTGCTGCAGTGCTGCTTATGCACATGCCTGCTGAG GATGCTTTCTGGGGGCTGGTCCAGATCTGTGAGAAGTATCTTCCTGGTTACTACAGTCCCGGCCTG GAAGCTATACAGTTAGATGGAGAGATACTCTTCGCCCTGCTGCGACGCGTCTCCCCTCTAGCCTTCCGGCATCTGGAGAAACATAAGATCGACCCCATCCTCTACATGACTGAATGGTTTATGTGTGCCTTCTCCAGAACCCTACCCTGGGCATCGGTGCTGCGCGTCTGGGACATGTTCCTCTGCGATG GAGTGAAGATAATTTTCCGAGTGGGCTTGGTGCTACTCAAGTGCATGTTGGGAACTCGTGAGAAGCTTAAGGCCTGCCAAGGCCAGTATGAGACCATGGAGCTTCTCAGGGCGATAGAGCCTCGATACATGCAGGAGGGTTTCCTTGTTCAAGAG ATTCTCGAGGTGCCGGTGACGGCGCGAGACGTGGAACGAGAGCATCACACCCAGCTCAAGCGCTGGAAGAAGAACCGCGGGGAGCTCAATTTCAAACCGCCTCCAAGAATGCACGGCGCTCGGATCATCATGCTGGCTGAGCCACCCAGGCGTCAGGACCTGCAGCAGAACCCCACCATTGTACTTGAAGTGCCTCAGACTATCCCACAGCTGCAGAAGGGCAAGGagaagaagagtaagaaaaagaagagcaTGAAAAAATCCCAGCCCACAGAGGAGATTCCCAATCCTTACCCTCTTCTCAGTGACCCTCAATCGTCATCCACAGAACCGCCTGCCCCGCCTCCAGGCAACAGTGTGACGCCAGAGGCCGCGGCGCAGACTGAAACGGACTCAGCTGGAGAGCAGAAAACACCTCCTACAGACCTCCCCTCTGCCAAAGAATCTACTCTTCAGCGATCTACACAAAGCCTCAGCAGCACAGAGCAGGACACATACTTGTAG